A portion of the Marinobacter alexandrii genome contains these proteins:
- a CDS encoding DUF6787 family protein has protein sequence MSWIKKLQEKWGLKSLFQVVVVLIVFACTGFTVLFIREPILSLITGGGEKQWWMTVIYILMILPIYNIILLCYGFIFGQFAFFWRYEQKMLRRFGIKPARWEQDKKD, from the coding sequence ATGAGTTGGATTAAGAAGTTGCAAGAAAAATGGGGGCTTAAAAGCCTTTTTCAGGTAGTGGTCGTGTTAATCGTTTTTGCTTGCACTGGATTTACTGTCCTGTTTATTCGGGAGCCTATCCTGAGTTTAATTACCGGAGGTGGAGAAAAGCAATGGTGGATGACCGTAATCTATATTCTTATGATCCTGCCAATCTATAATATTATCCTCCTTTGTTATGGGTTTATTTTTGGCCAGTTTGCTTTCTTCTGGAGATACGAGCAAAAAATGTTGAGACGCTTCGGCATTAAACCCGCTAGATGGGAACAAGATAAAAAAGACTAG
- a CDS encoding type IX secretion system membrane protein PorP/SprF — protein sequence MKKLAYILILLLPAITYCQQDPLYNQYQFNQLMINPAYAGMYNRLSVGAITRFQWAGIDGAPQTSTITAQTGINGGKAGIGGIVLNDRFGVSSNYEIQFIGSYNINMRDARFAMGIQGGLVQYGYDFSGVEFDFFDDPEIMQGHDNIIKPNFGVGFMYMNQNFFAGASIPRILNSSVSDGVTTSERYKRHYYFTTGFAKEINRMPFKVMALVRSFEGDAFSFDLTGSVYLDMVMWAGISVRDLKHFGVFGIIDASDNIQIGYSFEMPSNSLVYGNYGTHEVSVKFNFNVSRRSMFQEKYF from the coding sequence ATGAAGAAGCTAGCATACATACTCATCCTACTCCTTCCCGCAATCACTTATTGCCAACAAGATCCGCTGTATAATCAGTATCAGTTTAACCAGTTAATGATAAACCCTGCTTACGCAGGTATGTATAATAGGCTATCTGTTGGAGCTATTACGCGATTTCAATGGGCTGGAATTGATGGAGCACCTCAAACAAGTACGATTACCGCACAGACTGGCATAAATGGAGGAAAAGCTGGAATTGGGGGTATTGTACTTAATGATCGGTTTGGTGTAAGTAGCAACTATGAAATACAATTCATAGGTTCTTACAATATCAATATGAGAGATGCTCGATTTGCTATGGGCATCCAGGGTGGGCTTGTTCAGTATGGTTACGATTTTTCAGGAGTTGAATTTGATTTCTTTGATGACCCTGAAATTATGCAAGGTCATGATAACATCATAAAACCTAATTTCGGTGTTGGGTTCATGTACATGAATCAGAATTTTTTTGCAGGTGCTTCCATACCTCGGATACTTAATTCCTCAGTTTCAGATGGTGTAACCACTTCGGAGCGATACAAACGACACTATTACTTCACGACTGGTTTTGCAAAAGAGATTAACCGGATGCCCTTTAAAGTCATGGCATTAGTCAGATCTTTTGAAGGAGATGCTTTTTCCTTCGACCTGACTGGCAGTGTTTATCTCGACATGGTCATGTGGGCAGGGATAAGTGTAAGAGACTTAAAACACTTTGGAGTGTTCGGGATCATAGATGCTTCTGATAATATACAAATAGGGTACTCCTTCGAAATGCCCAGTAATTCATTGGTTTACGGAAACTATGGAACTCACGAAGTTTCAGTGAAATTCAATTTTAATGTATCTCGAAGATCGATGTTTCAAGAAAAGTATTTTTAG
- a CDS encoding aminodeoxychorismate synthase component I produces MLTKSDAISKLNELGSAQLPFSFYCNFLGESWCIEQNSSAQLRGSFHLKVGTPYSEFRIQNVEFRKAPLSFESFKRAFDQVIHEINVGNSFLTNLTFKTPIETNLSLDQIFEYSQAKYKLLVPGQFVVFSPETFVKIEDDHIYSYPMKGTIDGSLHNAEEIILGDIKERAEHVTIVDLIRNDLSQVANQVEVTKFRYVDELMTNDKKLLQISSEVRGHLSRDWKSNIGTILSKLIPAGSISGAPKPETLRIIQQVERYDRNFYTGICGHFDGESLETGVMIRFIKKEENQLFYCSGGGITSFSEAEKEYQEMVDKVYLPIS; encoded by the coding sequence ATGCTGACAAAAAGTGATGCCATATCAAAGCTAAATGAACTCGGATCGGCTCAACTACCGTTTTCGTTTTACTGTAATTTTCTGGGAGAAAGTTGGTGTATCGAGCAAAATTCTTCAGCACAATTACGGGGATCATTTCATCTAAAGGTTGGAACTCCTTATTCAGAATTCAGAATTCAGAATGTAGAATTTAGAAAAGCCCCGTTAAGTTTTGAGAGTTTCAAGCGCGCTTTTGATCAGGTCATTCATGAAATTAATGTAGGCAATTCATTTTTGACGAACCTCACTTTCAAAACTCCTATTGAAACTAATCTATCACTCGATCAAATCTTCGAATACTCTCAAGCAAAATATAAACTACTTGTACCAGGCCAGTTTGTCGTCTTTTCTCCAGAGACTTTTGTTAAAATAGAAGATGATCATATTTACTCGTACCCAATGAAAGGTACCATTGACGGGAGCCTCCATAATGCTGAAGAGATAATTTTAGGGGATATCAAAGAAAGAGCAGAACATGTGACCATCGTGGATTTGATTAGAAATGACTTGAGTCAAGTGGCGAACCAAGTGGAGGTGACGAAGTTTCGATACGTTGATGAATTGATGACCAATGATAAGAAGCTACTGCAAATAAGCTCGGAAGTAAGAGGCCATTTAAGTAGGGACTGGAAAAGCAACATAGGTACCATCTTATCTAAGCTTATCCCAGCAGGATCTATTTCTGGAGCCCCTAAACCAGAGACTCTTAGAATCATCCAACAAGTAGAGCGATATGATCGTAATTTTTACACCGGAATTTGTGGTCATTTTGATGGAGAATCACTTGAAACTGGCGTAATGATTCGATTCATCAAAAAAGAAGAAAACCAACTTTTCTATTGCAGCGGAGGGGGTATTACCTCTTTTAGTGAGGCTGAAAAAGAATATCAGGAGATGGTGGATAAGGTGTACTTACCTATAAGCTAG
- a CDS encoding RNA pseudouridine synthase, which yields MQNLVVKYEDNHLLIVEKLTGWLVQPDETGDTTLTEIATEYIRKKYNKPGNVFCQPCHRLDRPVGGLVVFARTSKALERMNKLFHDHEIKKTYLAVVDGVPNNSEQTLRHWLEKDTKKNKAHVRHKPVSGAKEAILSYRMLASHSKVSLLEVIPKTGRPHQIRIQMRENGTSIRGDVKYGFSKLNKDNSIDLHAYKLEFVHPVKKEPIKVISKPKWPDFEAFINELD from the coding sequence ATGCAAAATTTGGTCGTAAAATATGAGGACAATCATCTGCTGATTGTTGAAAAGCTCACCGGATGGTTGGTACAACCAGATGAAACAGGTGATACCACACTTACGGAAATAGCTACAGAATACATCCGAAAAAAATATAATAAACCTGGTAATGTATTTTGCCAACCTTGCCATCGATTGGATAGACCAGTGGGTGGACTTGTCGTTTTTGCCCGCACTTCCAAAGCATTGGAACGAATGAATAAACTCTTTCATGATCATGAAATCAAAAAAACCTATTTGGCAGTAGTCGATGGGGTTCCCAATAATTCCGAACAAACCTTAAGGCATTGGCTTGAAAAAGACACCAAGAAAAATAAAGCGCATGTACGACACAAGCCAGTTAGCGGGGCTAAGGAGGCTATTTTAAGTTATCGAATGTTAGCATCTCACAGTAAAGTATCCCTTTTGGAAGTAATACCAAAAACTGGTCGCCCTCATCAAATACGTATCCAAATGCGTGAGAATGGCACTTCCATAAGAGGCGATGTAAAGTATGGTTTCTCTAAGCTTAATAAGGATAATAGTATCGATTTGCATGCATACAAACTGGAGTTTGTCCATCCAGTAAAAAAGGAACCAATTAAAGTTATCTCTAAACCAAAATGGCCTGATTTCGAGGCATTCATCAATGAGTTGGATTAA
- a CDS encoding response regulator, producing MDRRVLIVEDEPLIAKDLSFILEDLGIRQISIAMSYDDALEFLNSETFDLILLDINLSSDKDGIDLANEINHTFHTPFIFITSYYNVTTVSRAKVTNPLAYLLKPFNQHDIRINVEMALYKTDQSKEESTIYLREKAGTIQLELTDIKYLEAQDNYTKIYTFSEEILVSQTLKSILLKLPGADFVRTHKSYAIRVDHITMIKGGYAYVDQEKIPIGRSYKSEFQERISIL from the coding sequence ATGGATAGAAGAGTTTTAATTGTAGAAGATGAACCACTCATTGCAAAAGATCTGAGTTTCATTTTGGAAGATTTAGGAATAAGGCAAATAAGTATTGCCATGAGCTATGATGATGCACTTGAATTTTTGAATAGCGAAACTTTCGATCTAATCTTATTAGACATCAACTTATCGAGCGATAAAGATGGAATTGACCTAGCTAATGAAATAAATCATACTTTTCACACTCCATTTATTTTTATTACTTCTTATTATAATGTCACCACAGTCTCACGAGCAAAAGTGACGAATCCTCTTGCATATTTATTGAAGCCATTCAACCAGCATGATATCCGGATAAATGTAGAAATGGCTCTGTATAAGACCGATCAATCAAAAGAGGAATCTACTATTTATCTAAGAGAAAAAGCGGGAACTATTCAACTGGAACTAACTGACATAAAATACCTGGAAGCACAGGATAACTATACGAAGATTTATACTTTTTCAGAAGAGATATTAGTCAGCCAAACGCTTAAATCAATTTTACTTAAACTCCCGGGGGCGGATTTTGTAAGAACACATAAATCGTATGCCATACGTGTGGATCATATCACCATGATTAAAGGTGGATATGCATACGTGGATCAGGAAAAAATTCCCATAGGCAGGTCATACAAGTCAGAGTTTCAAGAGCGAATTTCTATTCTATAA
- a CDS encoding YCF48-related protein: MKNSPMKFKGIFLYASFMIFGMALLSCGGDDGVTVTPPDPPTVTAIDPSSGLVGTEVSITGTNFGTTTSDVSVSFNGTDAVVTASTETSITTTVPDGATTGAVSVTIGTTVVQGGPTFTVTVPPVPTVVSLDPVSGDEGATVTITGTNFSTTASENEVSFNGTAATVTAATVTTITTTVPVGATTGPVTVTVLGQVVTGPEFTVIAVPKFTSLITSNVTTKLGKVHFADATTAYVAGDDGTVLKSTDSGTTWTDLTSSTGITDDFEAVFFVDANTGWAVGDDGIVINTTDGGANWTDQTANTGTTETLRSIFFLDANNGFVGGSDGVMITTTDGGASWSTQATGLEEVTTVGMERDGERVYDIYFWNSTNGIAVAGGGDIITTTDGGTTWALQEDVNGADESWKAIQFTDANTGWVVGSAGFIYKTEDGGASWTAQTSPTTEADFNDLILLSDNTLIAVGDHNEARDITSFVAVTVDGGTTWTRQDHMLTLVADDIELNGVASFDGTTIIAVGDDGTILK, translated from the coding sequence ATGAAAAATTCACCTATGAAATTCAAAGGAATATTCCTTTATGCAAGCTTTATGATTTTTGGTATGGCCTTACTTTCCTGTGGAGGAGATGATGGGGTTACAGTGACGCCACCAGACCCACCAACTGTCACTGCGATAGATCCTAGCTCAGGTTTGGTAGGAACTGAAGTAAGTATCACAGGGACAAATTTTGGAACGACTACCTCTGATGTTTCAGTGAGTTTCAATGGAACAGATGCTGTGGTAACCGCGTCTACAGAAACTTCTATTACGACAACCGTTCCAGATGGTGCGACTACAGGTGCCGTTAGTGTCACCATAGGAACAACCGTTGTTCAAGGCGGGCCTACTTTTACAGTTACAGTTCCTCCAGTACCAACTGTAGTATCTCTCGACCCAGTATCTGGAGATGAAGGAGCTACAGTTACCATAACAGGTACTAATTTTAGTACGACTGCAAGTGAGAATGAAGTTAGCTTTAATGGTACAGCAGCTACCGTTACGGCAGCAACGGTGACAACAATTACAACGACAGTTCCTGTAGGTGCAACCACTGGTCCTGTAACAGTGACTGTTTTAGGCCAGGTTGTAACAGGCCCGGAATTTACGGTTATAGCAGTACCTAAATTCACTTCTCTTATTACATCAAACGTAACTACCAAGTTAGGTAAGGTGCATTTTGCTGATGCTACAACTGCTTATGTAGCAGGTGACGATGGTACCGTATTGAAAAGTACGGATAGTGGTACAACATGGACTGATTTGACAAGTAGCACAGGAATAACAGATGATTTTGAAGCTGTATTCTTTGTGGATGCCAATACAGGCTGGGCAGTTGGTGACGATGGCATAGTGATTAATACTACAGATGGCGGAGCAAATTGGACAGACCAAACGGCAAATACGGGAACAACAGAAACTCTTCGTAGTATTTTCTTTTTGGATGCTAATAATGGATTTGTCGGCGGTAGCGATGGAGTAATGATCACCACGACGGATGGTGGAGCATCATGGAGTACCCAAGCAACGGGGCTGGAAGAGGTTACAACAGTGGGAATGGAAAGAGACGGAGAAAGGGTGTATGATATCTACTTTTGGAATTCAACCAATGGTATAGCAGTAGCTGGAGGAGGAGATATCATCACCACAACTGATGGTGGGACTACATGGGCTTTGCAGGAAGATGTGAATGGTGCAGACGAATCATGGAAAGCAATTCAGTTTACGGATGCCAATACAGGATGGGTAGTAGGTAGTGCTGGTTTTATTTACAAAACGGAAGATGGTGGCGCCAGTTGGACGGCCCAAACAAGCCCTACTACAGAGGCAGATTTCAATGACTTAATACTACTAAGTGACAATACATTGATAGCTGTTGGGGATCATAATGAAGCCAGAGACATTACTTCATTTGTTGCTGTAACTGTGGATGGTGGTACTACCTGGACACGTCAGGATCATATGCTTACGCTAGTAGCAGATGATATAGAGCTAAACGGAGTTGCATCGTTTGATGGAACCACAATCATTGCTGTAGGCGATGATGGAACAATCTTGAAATAA
- a CDS encoding gliding motility-associated C-terminal domain-containing protein, protein MKKLNLFFIISFGACVSMYAQALLTNSDGLLTIDEGIPFTVQGNISNSGTIQNEGALRLYGNWMNSGDYRSVSGTFSLLGENQLFESGESSYRNLEINSSGVAVISDLSITKSLTLTSGIVSLTTDTKITIEEGASISGASPNSYIDGALFTTSSGDFTFPIGSESEFLPVDLTNIQSTEPVGIQAFSGGLDSDASSEIDSFSSNRYWQIFENDSFSSDGISLPVISEVFIETQEEAAIAFNQIISDPLEIVGDSELSGTLESGIISVNTPIIWGYYLLSDRSLSDPPITVVNVVTSLQDGKHDFLRIENIEFYENNKVEIFDRQGNKVFEMSGYNNQEKVFRGSANVGIGGMLATGSYYYTVQLTGSKREAGFIYVKN, encoded by the coding sequence ATGAAAAAATTGAATCTATTTTTTATTATTTCATTTGGAGCTTGTGTATCCATGTATGCACAAGCGCTCCTAACAAATAGTGATGGTTTACTTACCATTGATGAAGGGATTCCTTTCACTGTGCAAGGAAATATTTCTAATAGCGGAACGATACAAAACGAGGGTGCATTGAGACTATACGGAAACTGGATGAATAGTGGTGACTATCGTTCGGTTTCCGGCACCTTCTCTCTACTTGGTGAAAATCAATTATTTGAATCAGGTGAATCTAGTTATCGAAACCTAGAGATTAATTCCTCAGGAGTAGCTGTCATTTCGGATCTTTCAATCACAAAATCACTAACGTTGACTTCAGGAATTGTGTCATTGACAACTGATACTAAAATTACCATTGAGGAAGGTGCATCAATCTCCGGCGCAAGCCCAAACTCTTACATTGACGGAGCTCTGTTCACCACCAGTTCCGGAGATTTCACCTTCCCTATTGGATCAGAATCTGAGTTTTTACCTGTCGATCTAACTAATATTCAAAGCACTGAACCTGTAGGTATTCAAGCTTTTAGTGGTGGGTTGGATTCAGACGCATCTTCAGAAATAGACTCCTTTTCTTCAAATAGGTATTGGCAAATCTTCGAAAACGATTCTTTCAGTTCTGATGGCATTTCCTTACCAGTAATAAGTGAAGTATTTATTGAAACTCAGGAAGAAGCTGCTATCGCATTTAACCAAATAATATCTGACCCACTTGAAATTGTAGGAGACTCTGAACTTTCGGGAACACTAGAATCAGGAATCATATCAGTCAACACACCTATCATATGGGGCTATTACCTATTATCTGATAGAAGCTTAAGTGATCCACCTATTACAGTCGTCAATGTGGTCACTTCACTACAAGATGGCAAGCATGATTTTCTGCGGATTGAAAACATTGAATTCTACGAAAACAACAAGGTAGAAATCTTTGATAGACAGGGAAACAAAGTGTTTGAAATGAGTGGCTATAATAATCAGGAAAAAGTCTTCCGTGGTAGTGCTAATGTTGGAATAGGTGGAATGCTGGCGACAGGAAGCTATTACTATACTGTTCAATTGACAGGCAGTAAAAGAGAGGCTGGATTCATTTACGTAAAAAATTAA
- a CDS encoding IPT/TIG domain-containing protein produces the protein MNHLKQITLIISVILPVLIFASCSKDEQEENVDEVLLPIITSITPLQGQEGDPVTIKGANFSANTTQIKVDFNGVESDEISFSSIAQISTVVPKGATTGEISVTIVEQTVKGPIFTIEEEGTGVITPPVGQEKTPSNFKIAFFGDSNIGSAAKAVLNLVKSEGADAVVHPGDLNYAEIPVDFESHINEILGADYPYFFCVGNHDDEAWNGPNKYQSFLEERFKRLGISWKGQLGVTSSFYYKGIFFVISAPDEFGITSASAGNHIRKELAQDESVWRISFWHKNQRLMQVGGKSNEAGWNVYEESRKGGAIIATAHEHSYSRTHEMSNFQNQVISSTENTVNLWKDDASTSSLDEGRSFAFVSGLGGKSIRDAESGLDQNPWWADVYHSNNGGQHGALFGEFNYEGDTSLARFYFKDIDGTVRDEFFVRSNN, from the coding sequence ATGAATCATTTGAAACAAATCACATTAATCATATCTGTTATCCTTCCCGTCCTCATTTTTGCTTCATGTTCCAAAGATGAACAAGAAGAGAATGTTGATGAAGTTTTACTTCCAATAATCACTTCTATTACTCCCTTACAAGGGCAAGAGGGAGATCCTGTAACCATAAAAGGAGCTAATTTTAGTGCAAATACGACACAGATTAAAGTAGATTTTAATGGTGTTGAATCAGACGAAATTTCTTTTTCTTCTATTGCTCAAATTTCGACCGTAGTGCCAAAAGGTGCGACAACTGGCGAAATTTCTGTGACAATAGTAGAGCAGACAGTTAAAGGTCCGATTTTCACGATCGAAGAGGAGGGAACTGGAGTGATTACTCCTCCTGTTGGGCAAGAAAAAACACCTTCGAATTTTAAGATTGCCTTTTTTGGAGACTCAAATATCGGTTCGGCGGCAAAAGCAGTACTGAATTTGGTTAAAAGTGAAGGAGCAGACGCTGTAGTTCACCCGGGAGATCTCAACTATGCAGAGATTCCTGTAGACTTTGAAAGTCATATAAATGAAATTTTGGGAGCTGATTATCCTTACTTTTTTTGTGTAGGGAATCATGATGATGAAGCTTGGAATGGTCCGAATAAGTATCAGTCTTTTTTAGAGGAAAGATTCAAAAGGTTGGGCATTTCGTGGAAAGGTCAGTTGGGAGTGACAAGTTCGTTTTATTATAAAGGAATTTTCTTTGTCATATCAGCACCGGATGAATTTGGAATTACTTCTGCATCTGCGGGAAATCATATTCGAAAAGAACTCGCACAAGACGAATCAGTCTGGAGAATTTCGTTTTGGCACAAGAACCAACGCCTGATGCAGGTAGGTGGAAAAAGCAATGAAGCAGGATGGAATGTGTACGAAGAATCTCGAAAAGGGGGGGCGATCATTGCGACAGCACATGAGCACTCGTATAGTAGAACTCATGAGATGAGTAATTTCCAAAATCAGGTTATTTCAAGTACAGAAAACACCGTCAATTTATGGAAAGATGATGCGTCAACGAGTAGTCTTGATGAAGGTAGATCTTTTGCCTTTGTATCAGGTTTAGGAGGGAAAAGTATCAGAGATGCTGAAAGCGGATTAGATCAGAACCCATGGTGGGCTGATGTTTATCACTCCAATAATGGTGGACAGCATGGAGCTCTTTTTGGTGAGTTTAATTATGAAGGCGATACTTCATTGGCACGGTTCTACTTTAAAGATATTGATGGAACTGTGAGAGATGAATTTTTTGTGCGATCGAATAATTGA